A single genomic interval of Anopheles marshallii chromosome 2, idAnoMarsDA_429_01, whole genome shotgun sequence harbors:
- the LOC128717971 gene encoding acid phosphatase type 7 — MRLLGGIGPRIGQLVLLLTVTACNGQVFYYQPEQVHLSFGETPLEIVVTWSTMTATNESVVEYGIGGLILSATGTEEKFVDGGAGQHTQFIHRVVLRDLQPSSRYEYHCGSQWGWSPEFYFHTTPEGSDWSPSFAIFGDMGNENAQSMARLQEDTQRHMYDAILHVGDFAYDMNSNDALVGDQFMNQIQSIAAYTPYMVCAGNHEEKYNFSNYRARFSMPSGTENLMYSFNLGPVHFIGFSTEVYYFMNYGIKTLVNQYEWLRRDLEEANRPENRKQRPWIITYGHRPMYCSNDNDNDCTHSETLVRVGLPFMHWFGLEDLFYEQGVDVEIWAHEHSYERLFPIYDYKVYNGSYEEPYRNPRAPVHLVTGSAGCKEGREPFIRKIPAWSAIHSRDYGYTRMKAINGSHLYFEQISVDKEGAVIDSFTIIKDEHLPYKQLLERDEQERLKLSGDSTK; from the exons ATGAGGCTGCTGGGAGGAATTGGGCCTCGAATAGGTCAACTAGTTCTGCTGCTCACAGTAACCGCCTGCAATGGACAGGTATTTTACTACCAACCGGAACAGGTACACCTTTCTTTCGGCGAAACGCCGCTTGAAATCGTCGTCACCTGGAGCACAATGACGGCCACGAACGAATCCGTCGTGGAGTACGGTATTGGTGGTTTGATTTTGAGTGCTACCGGAACGGAGGAGAAATTTGTCGATGGTGGCGCTGGCCAACACACGCAGTTCATTCATCGCGTGGTATTGCGTGACCTGCAGCCTTCATCCCGGTACGAGTACCACTGTGGCAGTCAGTGGGGTTGGTCACCGGagttttacttccacacaacCCCTGAAGGTTCGGATTGGTCACCGTCGTTCGCCATATTCGGTGACATGGGCAACGAGAATGCACAGTCGATGGCCCGGCTGCAGGAGGACACCCAGCGCCACATGTACGATGCGATACTGCACGTCGGTGATTTTGCGTACGACATGAACTCGAACGATGCACTCGTCGGGGATCAGTTTATGAATCAGATCCAATCAATTGCCGCTTATACGCCGTACATGGTGTGTGCGGGTAATCATGAGGAGAAGTA CAATTTCTCCAATTACCGTGCCCGGTTTAGCATGCCCAGTGGAACGGAAAACCTGATGTACAGCTTCAACCTTGGTCCGGTTCATTTTATCGGATTCTCCACCGAGGTGTACTACTTTATGAACTATGGCATCAAAACGCTGGTGAACCAGTACGAGTGGTTGCGTCGCGATCTGGAAGAAGCGAACCGGCCGGAGAACCGCAAACAACGCCCCTGGATCATCACGTATGGTCACCGACCGATGTACTGTAGCAACGATAACGATAACGATTGCACGCATAGCGAAACACTTGTGCGTGTCGGGCTACCGTTCATGCACTGGTTCGGGCTGGAAGATCTCTTTTACGAGCAAGGCGTTGATGTGGAAATTTGGGCCCACGAACATTCGTACGAGCGACTGTTTCCGATCTACGACTACAAG GTATACAACGGTTCGTACGAGGAACCGTACCGCAATCCCCGAGCTCCCGTTCATCTGGTGACTGGTTCGGCCGGTTGCAAGGAAGGTCGGGAACCGTTCATTCGCAAGATCCCAGCATGGAGCGCCATACACAGCCGTGACTACGGGTATACACGCATGAAGGCCATCAACGGTTCACATCTGTACTTTGAGCAAATTTCCGTCGACAAAGAAGGCGCTGTCATCGATTCCTTTACCATCATCAAGGATGAACATTTACCCTACAAACAGTTGCTGGAGCGTGACGAACAGGAACGCTTAAAACTCAGTGGCGATAGCACAAAGTag